acgtatataaataaaatattttcgtaaattcatataataaatatatgaaaatcgaaatcttttattttcctctaaatgaaaaaaaaaatgattttttttgtgaaaaattatTGAGTGTTGCATTAAATAGATAAAAGAGGGGGAAAAATCTAATATGTGTTCCTTGATTTACTGGTTTTAAAACAATTACATGAAAACTTTTGTGAGATCGGTGAACTACTAAATCAATTAATGATGAGAAGCCAACGATAACAAAAATTAATCcaaaattttgtataaaataCAAATACACAACAAAAGCTACTGAGAAAATTTAATGAAGGAATTCAAATCCTTATAAGCTGCATAAATCATCAACTAGTTGCACGCAAACAAGAACGTACAACGTTGCCAACGACGAAATATATACCTCGACATAACATAATCAACAAACTAGAATAATCTAAAGCCAAAATGGGAGTCAAATAATGCATCCTAAGTTACTTCTTCTCATGCAAGACCCTTTAGCTTCACACATTCTTGGAAGTAGTCAAACATGCCCTCCAACGCCACGATCTCCTCCCGGACGTCCTCAGGAACATCGTCTCTGGAAGATAATGATATACGTTCCTTAAAACCTCGAACTCTCTCGAAGCTAGTGATAACTTTTGCTCCCATTTCATCAATGGTGTTGTGCATCACTATGTTCTCTTCATGTGCTTCTCTGAGCTTTCTTTTCATGGATCGGTATCCATCTAGGGACTTCAAGAGTTGCTCAGAGAGTTCCTTGTTTCTCTCTTGCAATGCCACGTTCCCTTGTGACTCTCCTCTCCCCACACCATTGAACCTTTTCTCCTTATGCTCTGAGGCACATTCCCTTACTTTATCTAGCAACTTGTCGTTCTGCTTTTTGAGGCCATTAATGAGATCCTCCATTTCGCTCAGTTCGTGAACCTTGAGTGAAAGCTGTGTGGCCATTATCTCTCTTTCTTTCCCTAAACTAGAGCACATAACACTCAGGCTCTTTTGTGTGGCTAAACATGAATTCAGTTCTCGTTTTAGCCTCTCTTTTTCGTCGTCCAGAGACTCGTTTCCATTTTTTCGGTCCCTTGGGATGTTGTTCCGCCTCAGATCAGTGTTGCAACGCCGAAGCTCCGCCTCTGATTTTTTGTTTCCAAAAGATTGGCATTTTTGGATTCTG
The Primulina tabacum isolate GXHZ01 chromosome 9, ASM2559414v2, whole genome shotgun sequence DNA segment above includes these coding regions:
- the LOC142555963 gene encoding uncharacterized protein LOC142555963: MNKVRANSSPELVPPPLNMEQQYDDSALEGVAANVKLLLKLIQDHKNACDKDKYDSRRMLRVATMMTILDSVRSRIQKCQSFGNKKSEAELRRCNTDLRRNNIPRDRKNGNESLDDEKERLKRELNSCLATQKSLSVMCSSLGKEREIMATQLSLKVHELSEMEDLINGLKKQNDKLLDKVRECASEHKEKRFNGVGRGESQGNVALQERNKELSEQLLKSLDGYRSMKRKLREAHEENIVMHNTIDEMGAKVITSFERVRGFKERISLSSRDDVPEDVREEIVALEGMFDYFQECVKLKGLA